One segment of Variovorax paradoxus DNA contains the following:
- a CDS encoding alpha/beta hydrolase codes for MTQIDPLFAASLEGAAPAPLDPQVREFVQRMAADASQYPRRDTVPMSQGRDIAEKVRAPWTEGGPKMARTVNRRIPTRHGEIEMRIHYPAEIRMPGAFLYIHGGGFVLFSTDTHDRIMREYAGRAGIVVVGINYTRAPEARFPQPIEECVDAVNWLQANAAEIGFDPAQFFIGGDSAGGNLSLNTCLHFRDHGASPIKGMVLNYTGFSTNLYRDSVVRYGAGDYGLSLHMMVWFYRNYLRRAEDFTDPRMNLLAAELRGIPPVFMVITECDVLYDDNIDMVGKMKAAGVDLESKVYKGTVHSFLEAVAIADVAGEAFDDTVAWLQRHA; via the coding sequence ATGACCCAGATCGATCCCCTCTTCGCCGCCTCGCTGGAAGGCGCCGCGCCCGCGCCGCTGGACCCGCAGGTCCGCGAGTTCGTGCAGCGCATGGCGGCCGACGCCTCGCAGTATCCGCGCCGCGACACCGTCCCGATGAGCCAGGGCCGCGACATCGCCGAGAAGGTGCGCGCCCCCTGGACCGAAGGCGGACCGAAGATGGCGCGCACCGTGAACCGCAGGATTCCCACGCGTCACGGCGAGATCGAGATGCGCATCCACTACCCGGCCGAAATCAGGATGCCGGGGGCCTTCCTGTACATCCACGGCGGGGGCTTCGTGCTGTTCAGCACGGACACGCACGACCGGATCATGCGCGAGTACGCCGGGCGCGCCGGCATCGTGGTGGTCGGCATCAACTACACGCGCGCGCCGGAGGCCCGCTTCCCGCAGCCGATCGAGGAATGCGTGGACGCCGTGAACTGGCTGCAAGCGAACGCGGCCGAGATCGGCTTCGATCCGGCGCAGTTCTTCATCGGCGGCGACTCGGCGGGCGGCAACCTCTCGCTGAACACCTGCCTGCACTTCCGCGACCACGGCGCGAGCCCGATCAAGGGCATGGTGCTCAACTACACCGGATTCAGCACCAACCTGTACCGCGATTCCGTGGTGCGCTACGGCGCGGGCGACTACGGCCTGTCGCTGCACATGATGGTCTGGTTCTATCGCAACTACCTGCGCCGCGCCGAAGACTTCACCGATCCGCGCATGAACCTGCTGGCCGCCGAACTGCGCGGCATTCCGCCGGTCTTCATGGTCATCACCGAATGCGACGTGCTGTACGACGACAACATCGACATGGTCGGGAAGATGAAGGCCGCCGGCGTCGACCTCGAATCCAAGGTCTACAAGGGCACGGTGCACAGCTTTCTCGAAGCCGTGGCCATCGCGGACGTGGCCGGCGAGGCCTTCGACGACACCGTGGCCTGGCTGCAGCGCCACGCCTGA
- a CDS encoding FMN-binding negative transcriptional regulator yields MYTPPAYAEQDEALLRARMREWSFATLVTHGENGINATHLPFLVDDEGPHGLLTTHLARGNAQFRDLKAGAPALVIFQGPHAFISPSWYENRMTFPTWNYTAIHVHGAPQVVEDADAIHAVLQRTVATYDTPLGGEWSLPGVPADYTALRLKAIAAVRIPIARIEGKMKLNQDKSVADRLGVIAALERQGDAQSLAVAELIRQQPGLEAAPHA; encoded by the coding sequence ATGTACACGCCACCGGCCTACGCCGAGCAGGACGAGGCGCTTCTGCGCGCGCGCATGCGCGAATGGAGCTTCGCCACGCTCGTGACGCACGGCGAGAACGGCATCAACGCCACGCACCTGCCCTTCCTGGTCGACGACGAGGGCCCGCACGGGCTTCTGACCACGCACCTGGCACGCGGCAACGCGCAGTTCCGCGACCTGAAGGCGGGCGCGCCCGCGCTGGTGATCTTCCAGGGTCCGCATGCTTTCATCTCGCCGAGCTGGTACGAGAACCGCATGACCTTTCCCACCTGGAACTACACGGCCATCCACGTGCACGGCGCGCCGCAGGTCGTGGAGGACGCCGATGCGATCCACGCGGTGCTGCAGCGCACGGTGGCCACCTACGACACGCCGCTGGGCGGCGAGTGGTCGTTGCCCGGCGTGCCGGCCGACTACACCGCGCTGCGCCTGAAGGCGATTGCAGCGGTGCGCATTCCCATCGCGCGCATCGAGGGAAAGATGAAGCTCAACCAGGACAAGTCCGTGGCCGACCGGCTCGGCGTGATCGCGGCGCTGGAGCGCCAGGGCGATGCGCAGAGCCTGGCCGTGGCGGAACTGATCCGGCAACAACCCGGCCTCGAGGCCGCACCACACGCATGA
- a CDS encoding class II aldolase/adducin family protein has protein sequence MTNTNETMSPEAIAEAEARTRHDLAALYRLIAHFRMTDLVDTHISARLPGTPDHFLINRYGVLFHEMQPGDLVKIDPSGKAVNASDASERVNAAGFTIHSAVHMARHDLACVIHTHTADGIAVSCMEEGLLPISQHALKFYGHLGYHDYEGIALDLDERDRLVASLGSHRAMILRNHGLLAAGRTIAEAFMNIYFLERACQAQVKALSGGRKLSLPSAAVCERTAAQFNREEGLAHAQMAWESALRLID, from the coding sequence ATGACGAACACCAACGAGACAATGTCCCCCGAAGCCATCGCCGAGGCCGAAGCGCGCACGCGGCACGACCTGGCGGCGCTCTACCGCCTGATCGCGCACTTCCGCATGACGGACCTGGTCGACACGCACATCAGCGCGCGCCTGCCGGGCACGCCCGACCATTTCCTGATCAACCGCTACGGCGTGCTCTTCCACGAGATGCAGCCGGGCGACCTGGTGAAGATCGATCCGAGCGGCAAGGCCGTGAACGCGTCCGACGCATCGGAGCGCGTGAACGCCGCCGGCTTCACCATCCACTCCGCCGTGCACATGGCGCGCCACGACCTCGCGTGCGTCATCCATACGCACACCGCCGACGGCATTGCGGTGTCGTGCATGGAAGAAGGGCTGCTGCCCATCAGCCAGCACGCGCTGAAGTTCTACGGCCACCTCGGCTACCACGACTACGAAGGCATCGCGCTCGACCTCGACGAACGCGACCGGCTGGTGGCGAGCCTGGGCAGCCACCGCGCGATGATCCTGCGCAACCACGGCCTGCTGGCCGCGGGACGCACCATCGCCGAGGCTTTCATGAACATCTACTTCCTGGAGCGCGCCTGCCAGGCGCAGGTGAAGGCCCTGAGCGGCGGACGCAAGCTGAGCCTGCCATCCGCGGCCGTGTGCGAGCGCACCGCCGCGCAGTTCAACCGCGAGGAAGGGCTGGCGCACGCGCAGATGGCCTGGGAGTCGGCGCTCCGGTTGATCGACTGA
- a CDS encoding DUF1330 domain-containing protein: MAKAYWVSAYRAIHDPEKLAAYAKLAGPAITSGGGRFLARGMPAEVYEAGVLQRVVLIEFDSLEQAKAAHDSPDYQAALEALGDGAERDLRFVEGA; the protein is encoded by the coding sequence ATGGCAAAAGCCTATTGGGTCAGTGCGTACCGCGCCATCCACGACCCGGAAAAACTCGCCGCCTACGCCAAGCTCGCCGGCCCGGCCATCACCTCCGGCGGCGGGCGCTTCCTGGCGCGGGGCATGCCTGCCGAGGTCTATGAAGCCGGGGTGCTGCAGCGCGTGGTGCTGATCGAGTTCGACAGCCTCGAGCAGGCCAAGGCCGCCCACGACAGCCCCGACTACCAGGCCGCGCTCGAGGCGCTGGGCGACGGCGCCGAGCGGGACCTGCGGTTCGTCGAAGGGGCGTGA
- a CDS encoding IclR family transcriptional regulator: protein MTARSDTLYIQSLAKGMKVLECFADHPSPLSLNDIAEHCEMDRSAAQRMAYTLVTLGYLERGINGRGFVLGKKILERTFDYLRSVPLLERATPLIVDVQRESGERVELSLFDDLTIIFALRRQTKRQTYTTTLIGRRLATIHTASGRSIMSHLPAEEVDGILARTTATPLTSRTVTDHAQIREMIAKSAIDGYAIASEESMLGEISLASAVLDNENRPIAAIDISGSLADWSADAFAKRFAPMLMSATKALSGKAGLS, encoded by the coding sequence ATGACAGCCCGCTCCGACACGCTCTACATCCAGTCTCTCGCCAAGGGCATGAAGGTGCTCGAGTGCTTCGCCGACCACCCGTCGCCGCTCAGCCTCAACGACATCGCCGAGCACTGCGAGATGGACCGCAGCGCGGCGCAGCGCATGGCCTACACGCTGGTCACGCTGGGCTATCTAGAGCGCGGCATCAACGGGCGCGGTTTCGTGCTGGGCAAGAAGATCCTGGAGCGCACCTTCGACTACCTGCGCAGCGTGCCGCTGCTGGAGCGCGCCACGCCGCTCATCGTCGACGTGCAGCGCGAATCGGGCGAGCGCGTGGAACTGAGCCTTTTCGACGACCTCACCATCATCTTCGCGCTGCGCCGCCAGACCAAGCGCCAGACCTACACCACCACGCTCATCGGCCGCCGGCTGGCCACCATCCACACCGCGAGCGGCCGGTCGATCATGTCGCACCTGCCCGCCGAGGAGGTCGACGGCATCCTCGCGCGGACGACCGCCACGCCGCTCACCTCGCGCACCGTGACCGACCATGCGCAGATCCGCGAAATGATCGCGAAGAGCGCGATCGACGGCTATGCCATCGCGTCGGAAGAAAGCATGCTCGGCGAGATCAGCCTGGCGAGTGCGGTGCTCGACAACGAGAACCGCCCGATCGCCGCCATCGACATCTCGGGCTCGCTCGCCGACTGGAGCGCCGACGCCTTCGCCAAGCGCTTCGCACCGATGCTGATGAGCGCCACCAAGGCGCTCAGCGGCAAGGCCGGCCTGTCCTGA
- a CDS encoding class II aldolase/adducin family protein, with the protein MNLADIPLQSTTDAVQAAAAAPASTEAQVREDLAALYRLVAHFKMTDLIDTHISARVPGPENHFLINRYGVLFHEMRPQDLVKIDIDGRPVDPGDPETTNRVNAAGFTIHSAVHMARHDLACVIHTHTADGIAVACRAKGLLPITQHALRFYDRLGYHDYEGIAVDLQERERLVADLGPHKAMILRNHGLLAAGTTIPEAFVNIYFLERACQAQVKATSGGDELVYPSAEVCERTARQFERPTAMAYCNRVWAAALRLL; encoded by the coding sequence ATGAACCTTGCCGACATCCCTCTCCAGAGCACGACCGACGCCGTCCAGGCCGCAGCCGCAGCGCCCGCATCCACCGAAGCCCAGGTGCGCGAAGACCTCGCTGCGCTCTACAGGCTGGTGGCGCACTTCAAAATGACCGACCTCATCGACACCCACATCAGCGCGCGCGTGCCGGGGCCGGAGAACCATTTCCTCATCAACCGCTACGGCGTGCTCTTCCACGAGATGCGCCCGCAGGACCTGGTGAAGATCGACATCGACGGCAGGCCCGTGGACCCCGGCGATCCCGAGACCACCAACCGCGTGAACGCGGCGGGCTTCACCATCCATTCCGCGGTGCACATGGCGCGCCACGACCTGGCCTGCGTGATCCACACGCACACCGCCGACGGCATCGCGGTGGCCTGCCGCGCCAAGGGCCTGCTGCCGATCACGCAGCATGCGCTGCGCTTCTACGACCGGCTCGGCTACCACGACTACGAGGGCATCGCCGTCGACCTGCAGGAGCGCGAAAGGCTGGTGGCCGACCTCGGACCGCACAAGGCGATGATCCTGCGCAACCACGGCCTGCTGGCCGCCGGCACGACCATTCCCGAGGCCTTCGTGAACATCTACTTCCTGGAGCGCGCGTGCCAGGCGCAGGTCAAGGCGACCTCGGGCGGCGACGAGCTGGTCTATCCGTCGGCAGAGGTGTGCGAGCGCACCGCGCGCCAGTTCGAGCGGCCCACCGCCATGGCCTACTGCAACCGCGTGTGGGCGGCTGCATTGCGTCTGCTCTGA
- a CDS encoding FMN-binding negative transcriptional regulator: MFVQPAYAETDIAALHAGMRAWSFATLVTQGASGIQSSLLPFLVDTATTEHAPFGTLVTHLPRHDPLYQDLLQAAEVLVIFQGPHAFVSPSWYCNQMTFPTWNYTLVQARGKPVVTEDQDKVMAVLRRTVAHYDTPLGGSWDFEKIPMSHTGSRLRVIATLEIPITSLTGKMKLNQDKSVEDRLGVIAALEAQGDAQSIDMARLIRAQSDMREALAALAAPSLESTS, translated from the coding sequence ATGTTCGTACAACCGGCCTACGCCGAGACCGACATCGCCGCGCTGCATGCCGGCATGCGCGCCTGGAGCTTCGCCACGCTGGTCACGCAGGGCGCGAGCGGCATCCAGTCGTCGCTGCTGCCGTTCCTGGTCGACACCGCGACGACGGAGCACGCGCCCTTCGGCACGCTCGTCACGCACCTGCCGCGCCACGACCCGCTCTACCAGGACCTGCTGCAAGCCGCCGAAGTGCTGGTGATCTTCCAGGGCCCGCACGCCTTCGTGTCGCCGAGCTGGTACTGCAACCAGATGACCTTCCCGACCTGGAACTACACGCTGGTGCAGGCGCGCGGCAAGCCCGTCGTGACCGAGGACCAGGACAAGGTGATGGCCGTGCTGCGCCGCACCGTCGCGCACTACGACACGCCGCTGGGCGGCAGCTGGGACTTCGAGAAGATTCCCATGTCGCATACCGGCTCGCGCCTGCGCGTCATTGCCACGCTCGAGATCCCGATCACCTCGCTGACGGGGAAAATGAAGCTCAACCAGGACAAGTCCGTCGAAGACCGTCTCGGCGTCATCGCCGCGCTCGAGGCGCAGGGCGATGCACAAAGCATCGACATGGCCCGCCTGATCCGCGCGCAGAGCGACATGCGCGAGGCCCTCGCAGCCCTTGCAGCCCCATCGCTGGAAAGCACCTCATGA
- a CDS encoding alpha/beta hydrolase fold domain-containing protein has translation MSFEDPAISVPIPTRSPLDPQVEQFVRAMDADAGKFGRRETLSIAEAREIAETVRKRWVAGGPEMARSVEHSVPTRHGDVRVRAHYPAQRDLKGVFVYLHGGGFVLGSLDTHDRVMREYAQRAGIVVIGVHYTRAPDAKFPRPMQECADVLRWVAANGALLDVDATQLFVGGDSAGANFSMGASIELRDRGEKILKGIVLNYGSVSSNLYRNSVIQYGGGDYGLSLMSMMWFRAMHVATGADLTDPRVDILRADLRSLPPTWMVVAECDPVHDDMVELGEMMRAVGNDVRMKVYRGAAHSFLEAVSISDLAVEAFEDTARWLRERSAAVAN, from the coding sequence ATGAGTTTCGAAGACCCCGCCATTTCCGTTCCCATTCCGACCCGTTCGCCACTGGACCCGCAGGTCGAGCAGTTCGTGCGCGCCATGGACGCCGACGCCGGCAAGTTCGGCCGCCGCGAGACGCTGTCGATCGCCGAAGCGCGCGAGATCGCCGAGACGGTGCGCAAGCGTTGGGTCGCCGGAGGCCCGGAGATGGCCCGCAGCGTGGAGCACTCGGTGCCCACCCGCCATGGCGACGTGCGCGTGCGCGCCCACTACCCCGCGCAACGTGACTTGAAGGGCGTGTTCGTCTACCTGCACGGCGGCGGCTTCGTGCTCGGCAGCCTCGACACGCACGACCGCGTGATGCGCGAGTACGCGCAGCGCGCGGGCATCGTGGTCATCGGCGTGCACTACACCCGCGCGCCCGACGCCAAGTTCCCGCGCCCGATGCAGGAGTGCGCAGACGTGCTGCGCTGGGTGGCCGCCAACGGCGCGCTGCTCGACGTCGATGCCACGCAGCTGTTCGTGGGCGGCGACTCGGCCGGTGCCAATTTCTCGATGGGCGCGAGCATCGAGCTGCGCGACCGCGGCGAGAAGATCCTGAAGGGCATCGTGCTGAACTACGGCAGCGTCAGCAGCAACCTGTACCGCAATTCGGTCATCCAGTACGGCGGCGGCGACTACGGCCTCTCGCTCATGAGCATGATGTGGTTCCGCGCGATGCACGTGGCCACCGGCGCCGACCTGACCGACCCGCGCGTCGACATCCTGCGCGCCGACCTGCGCAGCCTGCCGCCCACGTGGATGGTGGTGGCCGAGTGCGACCCGGTGCACGACGACATGGTCGAGCTCGGCGAGATGATGCGCGCGGTCGGCAACGACGTGCGCATGAAGGTCTACCGCGGTGCCGCGCACAGCTTCCTGGAAGCGGTGTCCATCTCCGACCTGGCGGTCGAGGCCTTCGAGGACACCGCGCGCTGGCTGCGCGAGCGTTCGGCCGCCGTCGCGAACTGA
- a CDS encoding 2-hydroxyacid dehydrogenase has protein sequence MTRIALISQSANLAYFAPLVQAAAPELDVVVWPDPAFREAEVAMCWNAPPGVYAQMPRLRLVHSIAAGVDNVVAGQDLRGLPVCRVVDPKLADGMVQYVLWSVLHFHRRIDVAMANQRNRVWQRPLQTPAADCRVGLMGLGKLGGAIARSLLGLGYAVNGWSRSAHDIEGAAMFSGAEAFDDFLGKTDVLVCVLPLTDATRGILGKRTFDALPRGAAVVNCGRGEHLVASDLLAALDSGQLRGAVLDVFASEPLPQDDPLWQAPGVVVTPHMATMASSAVVAQQVADNVRRLEAGQPLHNAVDMSRGY, from the coding sequence ATGACGCGCATTGCACTCATCAGCCAGTCGGCCAATCTCGCGTACTTCGCGCCGCTGGTGCAGGCCGCCGCGCCCGAACTCGACGTGGTGGTGTGGCCCGACCCGGCCTTTCGCGAGGCCGAGGTCGCGATGTGCTGGAACGCGCCGCCCGGCGTGTACGCGCAGATGCCGAGGCTGCGGCTGGTGCACAGCATCGCCGCCGGCGTGGACAACGTGGTGGCCGGGCAGGACCTTCGCGGCCTTCCCGTGTGCCGCGTGGTCGACCCCAAACTGGCCGACGGCATGGTGCAGTACGTGCTGTGGTCCGTGCTGCACTTCCATCGCAGGATCGACGTGGCCATGGCCAACCAGCGCAACCGCGTCTGGCAACGCCCGCTGCAGACGCCGGCCGCCGATTGCCGCGTCGGCCTCATGGGGCTCGGCAAGCTGGGCGGCGCCATTGCGCGCAGCCTGCTGGGCCTGGGCTACGCGGTGAACGGCTGGTCGCGCAGCGCGCACGACATCGAAGGCGCGGCGATGTTCAGCGGCGCCGAGGCCTTCGACGACTTTCTCGGCAAGACCGACGTGCTGGTCTGCGTGCTGCCGCTCACCGACGCCACGCGCGGCATCCTCGGCAAGCGCACCTTCGACGCACTGCCGCGCGGCGCGGCCGTCGTCAATTGCGGGCGCGGCGAGCACCTGGTCGCGTCCGACCTGCTCGCGGCGCTCGACAGCGGCCAGCTGCGCGGCGCGGTGCTCGATGTGTTCGCGAGCGAGCCGCTGCCGCAGGACGACCCGCTGTGGCAGGCCCCCGGCGTGGTCGTCACGCCGCACATGGCGACCATGGCGTCGTCCGCCGTGGTGGCGCAGCAGGTGGCGGACAACGTGCGCCGGCTCGAGGCCGGCCAGCCTCTTCACAACGCGGTCGACATGAGCCGCGGCTACTGA
- a CDS encoding ABC transporter ATP-binding protein, whose product MPDHTPNPSAPILEVRNLHVRLPGTSDRIYAAQDISLTVARKEIVCIVGESGSGKSVTAGAVMGLLPEEVLTLERGQILLEGKDITHTSRAGLRALRGDRMAMIFQEPMTALNPLMRVGDQVAEVFEFHQPSLGAAEVAKRVLALLVDVKLPSPETLRSAYPHQLSGGQRQRVMIAMALAMKPALIIADEPTTALDVTSQAQVLRLLNELRDRHDNGVLFITHDFDVVAEIADRVIVMQHGRIVESGTAREVLRNPQQPYTRKLLAAVPRGEFGADAHEKGAGTVLEVKDLALRYETASFFASRRRVVNALDGVSLSLARGETLGVVGESGSGKTTLGRCLAHMAAPTGGQVLLDGIDVTHLSRSQWRAHCKRVQMIFQDPFRSFNPRMRIGSSLAEGPMNYGETRAEVEARMLRMLALVQLDASALQRFPHEFSGGQRQRLSIARALMMEPEVLIADEAVSALDVSVQAQILDLLEEIRARLGLSIVFITHDLRVAARLCHRIAVMQRGKVVELGTARQVFGQPTAAYTRELLSAIPGQKPQVAEEALA is encoded by the coding sequence ATGCCCGACCACACACCCAACCCTTCCGCGCCCATCCTGGAAGTGCGCAACCTGCACGTGCGCCTGCCGGGCACCAGCGACCGCATCTACGCGGCGCAGGACATCAGCCTCACCGTGGCGCGCAAGGAGATCGTCTGCATCGTCGGCGAGTCCGGCTCGGGCAAGTCGGTGACCGCCGGCGCCGTGATGGGCCTGCTGCCCGAGGAAGTGCTCACGCTGGAGCGCGGGCAGATCCTGCTCGAAGGCAAGGACATCACGCACACCTCGCGTGCCGGGCTGCGCGCGCTGCGCGGCGACCGCATGGCGATGATCTTCCAGGAGCCCATGACCGCGCTGAACCCGCTGATGCGCGTGGGCGACCAGGTCGCCGAGGTCTTCGAGTTCCACCAGCCTTCGCTCGGCGCGGCCGAGGTGGCGAAGCGCGTGCTGGCCTTGCTCGTCGACGTGAAGCTGCCGTCGCCCGAGACGCTTCGCAGCGCCTACCCGCACCAGCTCTCGGGCGGCCAGCGCCAGCGCGTGATGATCGCCATGGCGCTGGCCATGAAGCCCGCGCTGATCATTGCCGACGAGCCCACCACCGCGCTCGACGTGACCTCGCAGGCACAGGTGCTGCGCCTGCTCAACGAGCTGCGCGACAGGCACGACAACGGCGTGCTGTTCATCACGCACGATTTCGACGTGGTCGCCGAAATCGCCGACCGCGTGATCGTGATGCAGCACGGCCGCATCGTCGAAAGCGGCACCGCGCGGGAAGTGCTGCGCAACCCGCAGCAGCCGTACACGCGCAAGCTGCTGGCCGCGGTACCGCGCGGCGAGTTCGGTGCCGACGCGCACGAGAAGGGCGCCGGCACCGTGCTCGAGGTGAAGGACCTTGCCCTGCGCTACGAGACCGCGAGCTTCTTCGCCTCGCGCCGCCGCGTGGTGAATGCGCTCGACGGCGTCTCGCTCTCGCTCGCGCGCGGCGAGACGCTCGGCGTGGTGGGCGAGTCGGGCTCGGGCAAGACCACGCTGGGCCGCTGCCTGGCGCACATGGCCGCGCCCACCGGCGGACAGGTGCTGCTCGACGGCATCGACGTGACGCACCTCTCGCGCTCGCAATGGCGTGCCCACTGCAAGCGGGTGCAGATGATCTTCCAGGACCCGTTCCGCTCGTTCAACCCGCGCATGAGGATCGGCAGCTCGCTCGCCGAAGGACCGATGAACTACGGCGAGACCCGCGCCGAGGTCGAGGCCCGCATGCTGCGAATGCTCGCGCTGGTGCAGCTCGACGCGAGCGCGCTGCAGCGCTTTCCGCACGAGTTCTCGGGCGGCCAGCGGCAGCGCCTGTCGATCGCGCGCGCGCTCATGATGGAGCCCGAGGTTCTGATCGCCGACGAGGCGGTATCGGCGCTCGACGTATCGGTGCAGGCGCAGATTCTCGACCTGCTGGAGGAGATCCGCGCGCGGCTCGGCCTGAGCATCGTCTTCATCACGCACGACCTGCGCGTGGCCGCGCGCCTGTGCCACCGCATCGCGGTGATGCAGCGCGGCAAGGTGGTCGAACTGGGCACGGCCCGCCAGGTGTTCGGGCAGCCCACTGCCGCCTACACCCGCGAGCTGCTGTCGGCGATCCCCGGGCAGAAGCCGCAGGTGGCCGAGGAGGCGCTGGCATGA